The following proteins come from a genomic window of Sorghum bicolor cultivar BTx623 chromosome 3, Sorghum_bicolor_NCBIv3, whole genome shotgun sequence:
- the LOC8081321 gene encoding hexokinase-3, with protein sequence MGRVGLGVAAGCAAATCAIAAALVARRASARARWRRAVALLREFEEGCATPTPRLRQVVDAMVVEMHAGLASDGGSKLKMLLTFVDALPAGNEQGTYYSIDLGGTNFRVLRVEVGAVSVVTSREVKLPIPEELTKGTIEELFNFVAMTLKEFVETEDVKDEQRALGFTFSFPVRQTSVSSGSLIRWTKGFLIEDAVGKDVAQCLNEALARSGLNVRVTALVNDTVGTLALGHYYDEDTVAAVIIGAGTNACYIERTDAIIKCQGLLTNSGGMVVNMEWGNFWSSHLPRTPYDISLDDETQNRNDQGFEKMISGIYLGEIARLVLHRMALESDVFGDAADHLSTPFTLSTPLLAAIRKDDSPDLSEVRRILQEHLKIMDTPLKTRRLVVKVCDIVTRRAARLAAAGIVGILKKLGRDGSGVASSGRTRGQLRRTVVAIEGGLYEGYPVFREYLDEALVEILGEEVAQTVALRVTEDGSGAGAALLAAVHSSNRQQGSI encoded by the exons ATGGGGCGGGTCGGGCTCGGCGTGGCGGCGGGCTGCGCGGCCGCCACGTGCGCGATCGCCGCCGCGCTGGTGGCGCGCAGGGCGTCGGCGCGGGCGCGCTGGCGCCGCGCCGTCGCGCTGCTCAGGGAGTTCGAGGAAGGCTGCGCCACGCCGACGCCGCGCCTGCGCCAGGTCGTCGACGCCATGGTCGTCGAGATGCACGCGGGCCTCGCCTCCGACGGCGGCAGCAAGCTCAAGATGCTGCTCACCTTCGTCGACGCGCTCCCCGCCGG AAATGAACAAGGCACATATTATTCCATCGATCTTGGAGGAACAAACTTTAGAGTGTTGAGAGTTGAAGTTGGTGCTGTGTCTGTGGTGACCAGTCGGGAGGTTAAACTTCCCATCCCTGAGGAATTGACCAAGGGtacaattgag GAGCTATTCAACTTTGTTGCCATGACCCTAAAGGAATTTGTAGAGACAGAAGATGTTAAAGATGAACAAAGGGCGCTTGGTTTCACATTTTCTTTCCCAGTTAGACAAACTTCAGTGTCTTCAGGGTCATTAATTAGGTGGACTAAAGGTTTTTTGATTGAAGATGCG GTTGGGAAAGATGTGGCTCAATGCTTAAATGAAGCTCTTGCTAGGAGTGGACTAAATGTGCGAGTTACTGCACTG GTGAACGACACCGTGGGGACATTAGCTCTAGGACATTATTATGATGAGGATACAGTGGCTGCTGTGATCATCGGTGCTGGCACCAATGCTTGCTATATTGAACGCACTGATGCAATTATTAAATGTCAGGGTCTTCTTACAAACTCTGGTGGCATG GTAGTAAACATGGAATGGGGCAATTTCTGGTCATCACATTTGCCAAGAACTCCTTATGACATCTCCCTTGATGATGAGACGCAAAATCGCAATGATCAG GGGTTTGAGAAAATGATCTCTGGGATTTATCTCGGGGAAATTGCAAGGCTGGTGCTGCATCGCATGGCTCTAGAATCAGATGTTTTTGGCGATGCTGCTGATCATCTATCTACCCCCTTCACATTGAG CACACCACTTCTGGCTGCAATTCGCAAGGACGATTCACCAGATCTGAGTGAAGTCAGAAGGATACTGCAAGAACATCTGAAG ATAATGGACACTCCCCTGAAAACTCGAAGGCTAGTCGTCAAAGTCTGCGACATTGTCACCCGAAGAGCTGCACGCCTAGCTGCTGCTGGTATTGTCGGGATACTGAAAAAGCTCGGTCGGGATGGGAGCGGCGTGGCTTCAAGCGGGAGAACACGAGGGCAGCTGAGGCGGACGGTGGTTGCGATCGAGGGTGGCCTGTATGAGGGCTACCCAGTGTTCAGGGAGTACCTAGATGAAGCTCTGGTGGAGATCTtgggggaggaggtggcgcaGACGGTGGCGCTAAGGGTGACAGAGGACGGGTCTGGGGCTGGCGCTGCCCTCCTCGCCGCCGTACATTCGTCGAATAGACAGCAAGGTTCCATATAG
- the LOC8081320 gene encoding cytokinin dehydrogenase 4, translating into MRPPSLVHCFKLLVLLALARLTMHVPDEDVLSSLGTLPLDGHFSFHDVSAMARDFGNQCSFLPAAVLHPGSVSDIATTVRHVFSLGEGSPLTVAARGHGHSLMGQSQAAQGIVVRMESLRRGARLQVHGGVSPFVDAPGGELWINVLRQTLKHGLAPKSWTDYLHLTVGGTLSNAGVSGQAFRHGPQVSNVNQLEIVTGRGDVVTCSPEDNSDLFYGALGGLGQFGIIIRARIALEPAPKMVRWIRVLYSDFETFTEDQEMLIMAENSFDYIEGFVIINRTGILNNWRASFKPQDPVQASHFKSDGRVLYCLELTKNFNSDDADIMEQEVTVVLSRLRFIQSTLFHTDVTYLEFLDRVHTSELKLRAQGLWEVPHPWLNLLIPRSSIRRFAKEVFGKILKDSNNGPILLYPVNKSKWDNRTSVVIPDEEIFYLVGFLSSAPSLSGHGSIAHAMNLNNQIVEFCEEADIGMKQYLAPYTTQQQWKAHFGARWETFERRKHRYDPLAILAPGQRIFPKASLPLPL; encoded by the exons ATGAGGCCACCATCACTGGTGCACTGCTTCAAGCTGCTGGTCCTCCTGGCGCTCGCCAGGTTGACCATGCACGTCCCCGACGAGGACGTGCTGTCGTCCCTCGGCACGCTGCCCCTCGATGGCCATTTCAGCTTCCATGACGTCTCCGCCATGGCGCGGGATTTCGGTAACCAGTGCAGCTTCCTGCCAGCCGCAGTCCTCCACCCCGGCTCGGTCTCCGATATCGCCACCACCGTGAGGCACGTCTTCTCCCTGGGCGAGGGATCACCACTCACTGTCGCGGCACGCGGGCATGGGCACTCCCTCATGGGTCAGTCCCAGGCGGCCCAGGGGATCGTGGTCCGGATGGAGTCGCTCCGTCGTGGTGCTAGACTCCAGGTCCACGGTGGTGTGTCACCGTTTGTCGATGCTCCCGGCGGAGAGCTCTGGATCAACGTGCTGCGTCAGACACTCAAGCACGGCCTGGCACCCAAGTCGTGGACGGACTATCTCCATCTCACGGTCGGTGGCACGTTGTCTAATGCGGGGGTCAGCGGGCAGGCGTTCCGCCACGGACCGCAGGTCAGCAATGTCAATCAACTGGAGATTGTGACAG GAAGAGGAGATGTCGTTACATGCTCACCCGAGGATAACTCTGATCTCTTCTATGGTGCTCTTGGCGGTCTTGGTCAGTTCGGGATCATCATCAGAGCAAGGATTGCACTTGAGCCTGCTCCAAAGATG GTGAGGTGGATAAGAGTTCTTTACTCGGATTTTGAAACCTTCACCGAGGACCAGGAGATGTTGATCATGGCAGAGAACTCCTTTGACTACATTGAAGGTTTTGTCATCATAAACAGGACAGGCATCCTCAACAACTGGAGGGCGTCCTTCAAGCCACAAGACCCAGTCCAAGCAAGCCATTTTAAGTCGGATGGAAGAGTACTATACTGCCTCGAGCTAACCAAGAACTTCAATAGTGACGACGCTGATATCATGGAACAG GAAGTTACTGTGGTGCTATCTCGACTTAGATTCATACAGTCTACTCTATTCCACACCGATGTCACGTACCTGGAGTTCTTGGACAGGGTCCACACCTCTGAGTTGAAGCTGAGGGCACAAGGCCTCTGGGAAGTTCCACACCCTTGGTTGAATCTTCTAATACCGAGGAGCTCAATCCGCAGATTTGCTAAGGAAGTCTTTGGCAAGATCCTGAAAGACAGCAACAATGGTCCCATACTGCTTTATCCAGTGAACAAATCAAA GTGGGACAACAGAACGTCAGTAGTCATACCAGATGAGGAAATTTTCTACCTAGTGGGATTCCTTTCTTCAGCACCGTCTCTCTCAGGTCACGGCAGCATTGCACATGCAATGAACCTGAACAACCAAATAGTAGAGTTCTGTGAAGAGGCTGATATTGGGATGAAACAGTATCTGGCACCCTACACCACACAGCAGCAGTGGAAAGCCCACTTTGGAGCAAGGTGGGAGACATTTGAACGGAGGAAACACAGATATGATCCCCTAGCCATCCTAGCACCAGGACAGAGAATATTCCCAAAGGCCTCACTGCCGTTGCCTTTGTGA
- the LOC8081319 gene encoding S-formylglutathione hydrolase, with translation MAAALEQLSRSKMFDGFNLRFRHQSATLGCAMTFSIYMPPSPASNIPVLYWLSGLTCTDENFIMKSGAQRAAAAHGIALVSPDTSPRGLNIEGESDSYDFGVGAGFYLNATNEKWKNWRMYDYVVKELPKVLSDNFEQLNTSQASIFGHSMGGHGALTIYLKNTDKYKSVSAFAPIANPINCPWGQKAFSNYLGPTKSDWEEYDATCLIKKNSNVPTPILIDQGDADKFLAEQQLLPHNFEEACKAVGATLILRMQPRYDHSYYFIATFMDDHIAHHAKFLKSA, from the exons atggcggcggcgctggagcaaCTGAGCAGGAGCAAGATGTTCGACGGCTTCAACCTCCGCTTCCGCCACCAAAGCGCCACCCTCGGCTGCGCCATGACTTTCTCCATCTACATGCCCCCGTCCCCGGCGTCCAACATACCC GTGCTGTACTGGCTCTCTGGCCTAACCTGCACCGACGAAAATTTCATCATGAAGTCCGGCGCccagcgcgccgccgccgcccacggCATCGCCCTCGTCTCGCCTGACACATCCCCAC GTGGGTTAAATATTGAAGGAGAGTCAGACAGCTATGATTTTGGTGTTG GTGCCGGGTTTTATTTGAACGCCACAAATGAAAAGTGGAAAAACTGGCGCATGTATGATTATGTTGTGAAGGAACTTCCAAAAGTTTTAAGTGACAACTTTGAACAGCTTAACACTTCACAGGCATCAATTTTTGGGCACTCAATGGGAGGGCATGGTGCGCTGACAATTTACTTGAAAAACACTGATAAATACAAG TCAGTATCAGCATTTGCTCCAATTGCCAATCCAATAAACTGCCCGTGGGGTCAGAAAGCATTCTCAAATTACCTGGGCCCAACTAAATCAGATTGGGAG GAATATGATGCAACCTGCCTGATTAAAAAGAACAGCAATGTTCCCACTCCTATCCTAATTGACCAG GGGGATGCTGACAAGTTCCTGGCTGAGCAGCAGTTGCTACCTCACAACTTCGAGGAGGCATGCAAGGCTGTAGGGGCTACTCTGATCTTACGGATGCAGCCTCGATATGACCATTCCTACTATTTCATCGCTACGTTCATGGACGATCACATTGCGCACCATGCTAAGTTTCTCAAGAGCGCCTGA
- the LOC8062295 gene encoding probable glycerol-3-phosphate dehydrogenase [NAD(+)] 1, cytosolic, with product MVGSVHVNGSVHGGNGTATEERLDELRRLLGKSEGDLLKIVSVGAGAWGSVFAALLQDAYGHFRDKVQIRIWRRPGRTVDRSTAEHLFEVINSREDVLRRLIRRCAYLKYVEARLGDRTLYADEILKDGFCLNMIETPLCPLKVVTNLQEAVWDADIVVNGVPSTETREVFDEISKYWKERISVPVIISLAKGIEASLDPIPRIITPTQMISSATGVPTENILYLGGPNIASEIYNKEYANARICGSNKWRKPLAKFLRQPHFIVWDNSDLVTHEVMGGLKNVYAIGAGMVAALTNESATSKSVYFSHCTSEMIFITHLLTEQPEKLAGPLLADTYVTLLKGRNAWYGQMLAKGELSPDMGDSIKGKGMIQGVSAVGAFFELLSQPSLSVQHPEENKLVAPAELCPILKRLYRILIKRELPARDILQALRDETMNDPRERIEMAQSHAFYRPSLLGKP from the exons ATGGTTGGGAGCGTGCACGTCAATGGATCGGTCCACGGTGGCAATGGCACGGCCACGGAGGAGCGGCTGGACGAGCTGCGCCGGCTGCTCGGCAAGTCGGAGGGCGACTTGCTGAAGATCGTCAGCGTCGGCGCCGGTGCGTGGGGCAGTGTCTTCGCGGCTCTCCTGCAGGATGCCTACGGCCATTTCCGGGACAAGGTGCAGATAAGGATCTGGCGCCGCCCGGGGCGGACGGTGGACCGCTCCACCGCGGAGCACCTGTTCGAGGTGATCAACTCCAGGGAGGACGTGCTCAGGCGCCTCATCCGCCGCTGCGCCTACCTCAAGTACGTCGAGGCGCGGCTCGGAGACCGCACGCTGTATGCTGACGAGATACTCAAGGATGGCTTCTGTCTGAACATGATCGAGACGCCGCTCTGCCCTCTCAAGGTCGTCACCAACCTGCAGGAGGCCGTCTGGGATGCCGACATCGTCGTGAATGGGGTGCCGTCAACCGAGACGAGGGAGGTGTTTGATGAGATCAGCAAGTATTGGAAGGAGAGGATCAGTGTTCCAGTGATAATTTCCCTTGCCAAGGGAATAGAAGCCTCGTTGGATCCAATACCTCGTATCATTACACCTACTCAAATGATTAGCTCTGCAA CTGGAGTTCCAACTGAGAATATACTGTATCTAGGAGGACCAAACATCGCCTCAGAAATTTATAACAAAGAATATGCAAACGCTCGAATCTGTGGATCCAACAAGTGGAGGAAGCCTCTTGCTAAGTTTTTGAGGCAGCCACATTTCATTGTCTGGGACAACAGTGATCTTGTCACTCATGAGGTGATGGGTGGCCTGAAGAATGTCTATGCAATTGGCGCTG GAATGGTGGCTGCTTTAACGAATGAGAGTGCAACAAGCAAATCTGTATATTTTTCTCATTGCACATCAGAAATGATCTTCATCACTCATTTGCTGACAGAACAACCTGAGAAACTCGCTGGTCCTCTGCTGGCTGACACTTATGTAACTCTCCTAAAAGGTCGCAATGCATGGTATGGGCAAATGCTTGCCAAGGGAGAGTTGAGTCCTGACATGGGCGATAGTATCAAGGGAAAGGGAATGATTCAG GGTGTCTCTGCCGTTGGTGCATTTTTTGAGCTGCTTAGTCAACCCAGCTTAAGTGTGCAGCACCCGGAAGAAAACAAGCTGGTCGCTCCAGCTGAGCTATGCCCAATTCTGAAGAGGCTTTATAGAATACTGATAAAAAG GGAGCTCCCAGCAAGGGACATCCTCCAAGCACTGAGGGATGAAACGATGAATGATCCTCGGGAAAGGATTGAGATGGCACAAAGCCATGCATTCTACCGCCCGTCTCTCCTTGGAAAACCATGA